Proteins co-encoded in one Lysobacter solisilvae genomic window:
- a CDS encoding DUF4126 domain-containing protein, whose product MSDAHLFAIGVVLAWLAGIRVYLTVFGVGLAGALGWLDLPTALQATQSPWVIGVSGALAAAEFFADKIPGVDSGWDLLHTLMRVPAGAFLAAATLSPDGQLGMGALATGAGVALTSHVLKTGSRALINTSPEPVTNWTASVAEDVATVTGLALVFTHPWLALGLLVTVTGGIALALWLLWRKLFGRAPKPTP is encoded by the coding sequence GTGTCGGATGCGCACCTGTTCGCAATTGGCGTAGTTCTCGCCTGGCTGGCCGGGATCCGCGTCTATCTGACCGTTTTCGGCGTCGGCCTGGCCGGCGCCCTGGGCTGGCTGGACCTGCCGACCGCCCTGCAGGCCACCCAGTCCCCCTGGGTGATCGGCGTCTCCGGGGCCTTGGCGGCTGCCGAGTTTTTCGCCGACAAGATTCCCGGGGTCGATTCAGGCTGGGACCTGCTCCACACCCTCATGCGCGTGCCCGCGGGCGCGTTCCTGGCCGCCGCCACTCTTTCACCCGATGGCCAGCTGGGCATGGGCGCACTGGCCACGGGCGCCGGGGTGGCCCTGACCAGCCACGTGCTCAAGACCGGCTCGCGCGCGCTGATCAACACCTCACCCGAACCCGTGACGAACTGGACGGCCTCGGTGGCCGAGGACGTCGCCACGGTCACCGGGCTGGCACTGGTGTTCACCCACCCATGGCTGGCCCTGGGCTTGCTGGTCACCGTTACCGGCGGCATCGCACTGGCGCTGTGGCTGTTGTGGCGCAAGCTGTTCGGCCGGGCGCCCAAGCCGACGCCCTGA
- the nudC gene encoding NAD(+) diphosphatase encodes MAPAPYAFVEHDAIRAQLDRADHLRDDPAALSALWPEAGVILLDHDGLALADEQRRLCAPRGTDLTGGPGGVGAAVFLGLDAQGRAWFCLDAELTAFQAPGRSDLRGAATHWPRFEAALFAQARAVQHWRQRHRHCGACGGALQFHKAGWLARCTQCALEHYPRTDPAVIVAVSDGERLLLGRQSSWPARRYSTVAGFVEPGETLEQAVAREVLEETGVRVRHCQYLGSQPWPFPGSLMLGFIAHAHPDEVRTSDELEDARWFTREEVRAAQAREADPSLDDGEGLLVSPRLSIARWLIDRWAAGDAGGA; translated from the coding sequence ATGGCCCCCGCTCCCTACGCCTTCGTCGAACACGATGCGATCCGCGCGCAGCTTGACCGCGCCGACCACCTGCGCGACGACCCCGCGGCGTTGTCGGCGCTCTGGCCGGAAGCGGGCGTCATCCTGCTGGACCACGACGGCCTGGCGCTGGCAGACGAGCAGCGCCGCCTGTGCGCACCGCGTGGCACCGATCTCACCGGCGGCCCCGGTGGCGTGGGGGCTGCCGTCTTCCTCGGCCTCGACGCGCAGGGGCGGGCGTGGTTCTGCCTGGATGCGGAGCTCACCGCCTTCCAGGCTCCCGGCCGCAGCGACCTGCGTGGCGCGGCGACACACTGGCCGCGATTCGAGGCGGCGCTGTTCGCCCAGGCCCGCGCCGTCCAGCACTGGCGGCAGCGCCACCGCCACTGTGGCGCTTGCGGCGGTGCCCTGCAGTTCCACAAGGCTGGCTGGCTGGCGCGCTGCACGCAATGCGCGCTCGAGCACTACCCGCGCACCGACCCGGCGGTGATCGTCGCCGTCAGCGATGGCGAACGCCTGCTGCTCGGTCGCCAGAGCAGCTGGCCAGCGCGGCGGTACTCCACGGTGGCCGGTTTCGTCGAGCCGGGCGAGACGCTCGAACAGGCCGTGGCGCGTGAAGTGCTGGAGGAGACCGGCGTGCGCGTACGCCACTGCCAGTACCTGGGTTCACAACCGTGGCCCTTCCCGGGTTCGCTGATGCTGGGCTTCATCGCGCACGCCCATCCCGACGAAGTGCGTACCAGCGACGAACTCGAGGACGCTCGCTGGTTCACGCGCGAGGAGGTACGGGCCGCGCAGGCGCGCGAGGCCGATCCCTCGCTCGACGACGGCGAGGGCCTGCTGGTCTCGCCGCGACTGTCGATCGCGCGCTGGCTGATCGACCGGTGGGCCGCTGGCGATGCCGGCGGCGCATGA
- a CDS encoding MFS transporter: MAHSQFDLLRQRRFLPFFLTQSLGAFNDNVYRQAIIGLLGYLAVDPAQKSLYTNLAPAIFILPYFLFSATAGQIAEKLEKSRLIRITTAMEIAIMSLAAVGFVTHNLVVLLVALFCTGMQSTLFGPVKYSILPSVLKPEELTGGNGLVEMGTSISILVGMIFGGLIFQLTGANGGWFAGGAVVALAILGNLVSRAIPPAGAGAPDLKINWNPIPESLAVLRLTRKQVAVRNACLGVSWFWFVGTVITSNLPTYAELHLGAPGNDASLYIFALALFSIGTGVGSLLCERLSARTVEIGLVPLGAAGMTAFMVDLYFARSGAAPAQGLTVTTFLQQPGAWRLVMDLTAIGLFAGFFVVPLFALIQSRSPRDEMSRVIAGMNIQNAFFIVMAAMAGIVLQRFAGWSIPLLFLALAIANALVAVWIFTLVPEFLMRFLSWLLVRTLYRIRLHGIERFVPDEGPALLVCNHVSYMDALILSGSIPRPVRFVMYYRIFNIPVMSWIFRTAKAIPIAGAREDPVLMQRAFDEIDAALADGQIVGIFPEGALTRDGEIATFKSGVEKILARRPVPVIPMALRGMWTSMWSHRDNRMGRMRVPRRFRADVEVIADAPLDGAQVDAALLETKVRQMRGAAA, translated from the coding sequence ATGGCGCATTCCCAGTTCGACCTGCTCAGGCAGCGACGCTTCCTGCCCTTCTTCCTGACCCAGTCGCTGGGCGCGTTCAACGACAACGTGTACCGCCAGGCCATCATCGGCCTGCTCGGCTACCTGGCGGTGGATCCGGCGCAGAAGTCGCTGTACACCAACCTGGCGCCGGCGATCTTCATCCTGCCCTACTTCCTGTTCTCGGCGACGGCGGGACAGATCGCGGAGAAGCTGGAGAAATCGCGGCTGATCCGCATCACCACGGCGATGGAGATCGCCATCATGTCGCTGGCGGCGGTCGGCTTCGTCACCCACAACCTGGTCGTGCTGCTGGTCGCGCTGTTCTGCACCGGCATGCAGTCGACGCTGTTCGGGCCGGTGAAGTATTCCATCCTGCCCAGCGTGCTCAAGCCCGAGGAACTCACCGGCGGCAACGGCCTGGTCGAGATGGGCACGTCCATCTCGATCCTGGTGGGCATGATCTTCGGCGGCCTGATCTTCCAGTTGACGGGCGCCAATGGTGGCTGGTTCGCCGGGGGCGCGGTGGTCGCGCTTGCCATCCTGGGCAACCTGGTCAGCCGCGCCATCCCGCCGGCGGGCGCCGGCGCGCCGGACCTGAAGATCAACTGGAACCCGATTCCCGAATCCCTCGCCGTGCTGCGGCTGACCCGCAAGCAGGTGGCGGTGCGCAACGCCTGCCTGGGCGTGTCGTGGTTCTGGTTCGTGGGCACGGTGATCACCTCGAACCTGCCGACCTACGCCGAACTCCATCTGGGTGCGCCGGGCAACGATGCCTCGCTCTACATCTTCGCGCTGGCGCTGTTCTCCATCGGCACCGGTGTCGGCTCGCTGCTGTGCGAACGCCTGTCGGCGCGCACGGTGGAGATCGGCCTGGTGCCGCTGGGCGCCGCGGGCATGACGGCCTTCATGGTCGATCTGTACTTCGCCCGCAGCGGCGCCGCGCCGGCGCAGGGCCTGACGGTGACCACTTTCCTGCAGCAGCCGGGCGCGTGGCGGCTGGTCATGGACCTGACGGCGATCGGGCTGTTCGCCGGTTTCTTCGTGGTTCCGCTGTTCGCCCTGATCCAGAGCCGCTCGCCGCGGGACGAGATGTCGCGCGTCATTGCCGGCATGAACATCCAGAACGCGTTCTTCATCGTGATGGCGGCGATGGCGGGCATCGTGCTGCAGCGATTCGCGGGCTGGTCGATCCCGCTGCTGTTCCTGGCCCTGGCGATCGCCAACGCCCTGGTGGCGGTGTGGATCTTCACCCTGGTGCCCGAGTTCCTGATGCGGTTCCTGAGCTGGCTGCTGGTGCGTACGCTCTACCGCATCCGCCTGCACGGCATCGAGCGCTTCGTGCCCGACGAGGGGCCCGCGCTGCTCGTGTGCAACCACGTCAGCTACATGGACGCGCTGATCCTGAGCGGCAGCATCCCGCGGCCGGTGCGCTTCGTCATGTACTACCGGATCTTCAACATCCCGGTCATGAGCTGGATTTTCCGCACCGCCAAGGCCATCCCGATCGCCGGCGCGCGCGAGGATCCCGTCCTGATGCAGCGCGCGTTCGACGAGATCGACGCGGCGCTGGCCGACGGCCAGATCGTGGGGATCTTCCCGGAAGGCGCGCTGACCAGGGACGGCGAGATCGCGACCTTCAAGTCGGGCGTCGAGAAGATCCTGGCCCGGCGCCCGGTCCCGGTCATTCCGATGGCGTTGCGCGGGATGTGGACCAGCATGTGGAGCCATCGCGACAACCGGATGGGCCGCATGCGCGTGCCACGGCGCTTCCGCGCGGACGTGGAGGTGATCGCCGACGCGCCGCTGGATGGCGCACAGGTGGATGCCGCGCTGCTGGAGACGAAGGTCCGGCAGATGCGGGGCGCGGCGGCCTAG
- a CDS encoding (2Fe-2S)-binding protein yields MYVCICNGVTERDIRQAAEAGCRTVPELTMRTGAGANCGSCLDMAAELLAKHATVDLPLPVLRQAA; encoded by the coding sequence ATGTACGTGTGCATCTGCAATGGCGTCACCGAGCGCGATATCCGTCAGGCCGCCGAGGCCGGATGCCGGACCGTGCCCGAGCTGACCATGCGCACCGGCGCGGGCGCCAACTGCGGCAGCTGCCTGGACATGGCCGCTGAACTGCTGGCCAAGCACGCCACGGTCGACCTGCCCCTGCCGGTGCTGCGCCAAGCCGCCTGA
- a CDS encoding bactofilin family protein has translation MFKNNKKSTVQPGQVDTLIGRHSVVRGDLHFAGGLYIEGRVIGKVIAIDGEAAVVTVAESGIVEGELRAPTVVIDGTLAGDAHGERVELQPHARVQGNVHYDVVEMAAGATLTGRLIHAGSVTVAQAMSDNVVELVAAG, from the coding sequence ATGTTCAAGAACAACAAGAAGTCGACGGTCCAGCCGGGCCAGGTCGATACCCTGATCGGGCGCCATTCGGTGGTACGCGGCGACCTGCATTTCGCCGGCGGCCTGTACATCGAAGGCCGGGTGATCGGCAAGGTGATCGCAATCGACGGCGAAGCGGCGGTGGTCACCGTCGCCGAATCGGGCATCGTCGAAGGCGAACTGCGCGCGCCGACCGTGGTGATCGACGGCACGCTCGCCGGTGACGCCCACGGCGAACGCGTCGAACTGCAGCCACACGCGCGCGTGCAGGGCAACGTGCATTACGACGTCGTGGAAATGGCCGCTGGTGCCACGTTGACCGGCCGCCTCATCCACGCCGGCTCGGTGACCGTCGCCCAGGCGATGAGCGACAACGTCGTCGAACTCGTCGCCGCCGGCTGA
- a CDS encoding DUF885 domain-containing protein, whose translation MSRLVLIVLAACMALPSWAQTPSQDLQTLFDEERAFLWRADPLVATADGEHRFDDRLPSVTPEAQRARLEADRGFLRRLQALDRSRLGPGEQVSHDLFAFMVGQRIEMAEHREWRIPLNSDSGFHADVLFMHELAAPRTVADYERYIARLREVPRYFDENLANMRQGMREGFTLPAAVIDGVSRAIAAEQFTRVEDCPLFRPFATFPTTVPASERARLASAGREAIEEGVLPAYAKFQSFFEREYRARARASIAATQLPGGEEYYADLVRYYTTLPEATADQVHATGLAEVKRIRAAMEAIIAEVGFKGSFAQFLDFLRTDPQFYARTPEQLLHAAAWLAKQADARLPEYFGRLPRTPYGVRAVPDALAPNYTGGRYNPGPLGGAGEYWVNTYQLQSRPLYVLPALTLHEAVPGHHLQGALAREQTGVPAFRVNFYPHAFGEGWGLYSEKLGEEFGLYRTPYERFGRLTYEMWRASRLVVDTGMHAKGWTRQQALDFLAANTALSEHEVRTEVDRYIAWPGQALAYKTGELKILALRRKAESALGAHFDIRAFHDTVLCNGGVTLPVLEAQVEDWLKHEMACLDPAHRGCVPPRQSGCPVADSPGAPGPGR comes from the coding sequence ATGTCCCGACTGGTCCTGATCGTACTGGCCGCCTGCATGGCGCTTCCCTCCTGGGCGCAGACGCCTTCGCAGGATCTGCAGACGCTGTTCGACGAAGAGCGCGCGTTCCTCTGGCGGGCCGATCCGCTGGTGGCCACTGCCGATGGTGAGCACCGGTTCGACGACCGCCTGCCGTCGGTGACGCCGGAAGCCCAGCGCGCGCGCCTGGAGGCCGACCGCGGCTTCCTGCGGCGCCTGCAGGCGCTCGACCGCTCTCGGCTGGGGCCGGGAGAGCAGGTGAGCCATGATCTGTTCGCCTTCATGGTCGGCCAGCGCATCGAAATGGCCGAACACCGCGAGTGGCGCATTCCGCTCAACAGCGATAGCGGCTTCCACGCCGACGTGCTCTTCATGCATGAGCTCGCCGCGCCGCGCACCGTCGCCGATTACGAGCGCTACATTGCCCGCCTGCGCGAGGTGCCGCGTTACTTCGACGAGAACCTCGCCAACATGCGGCAGGGCATGCGGGAGGGCTTCACCCTGCCGGCCGCCGTGATCGACGGCGTCTCCCGCGCGATCGCCGCCGAACAGTTCACGCGGGTGGAGGACTGCCCGTTGTTCCGCCCGTTCGCCACGTTTCCGACCACGGTCCCGGCCAGCGAGCGGGCCCGGCTGGCATCCGCCGGCCGTGAGGCGATCGAGGAGGGTGTGCTTCCGGCGTACGCGAAGTTCCAGTCCTTCTTCGAGCGCGAGTACCGCGCCCGGGCACGCGCGAGCATTGCCGCGACGCAACTGCCGGGCGGCGAGGAGTACTACGCCGACCTGGTGCGTTACTACACGACACTGCCCGAAGCGACCGCCGACCAGGTGCACGCTACCGGCCTGGCCGAAGTGAAGCGGATCCGCGCGGCGATGGAGGCGATCATCGCCGAGGTCGGCTTCAAGGGCAGCTTTGCCCAGTTCCTGGACTTCCTGCGTACCGACCCGCAGTTCTACGCCCGCACCCCGGAGCAGCTGCTGCATGCGGCCGCGTGGCTGGCCAAGCAGGCTGATGCGCGGCTGCCCGAATACTTCGGACGGCTGCCGCGCACCCCCTATGGCGTGCGCGCCGTCCCCGACGCACTGGCGCCCAACTACACCGGCGGCCGCTACAACCCGGGTCCGCTGGGCGGCGCGGGCGAGTACTGGGTCAATACGTACCAGCTCCAATCGCGCCCGCTGTACGTGTTGCCAGCATTGACGCTGCACGAGGCGGTGCCGGGCCACCACCTGCAGGGCGCGCTGGCGCGCGAGCAGACGGGCGTGCCCGCGTTTCGCGTCAACTTCTACCCGCACGCCTTCGGCGAAGGCTGGGGCCTGTATTCGGAGAAGCTCGGCGAGGAATTCGGCCTCTATCGCACCCCGTACGAGCGTTTTGGTCGGCTGACCTACGAGATGTGGCGCGCGAGCCGGCTGGTCGTGGACACCGGCATGCACGCCAAGGGGTGGACCCGGCAGCAGGCGCTGGACTTTCTCGCCGCCAACACGGCCTTGTCCGAGCATGAGGTACGGACCGAGGTCGACCGCTACATCGCCTGGCCCGGGCAGGCCCTCGCCTACAAGACCGGCGAACTGAAGATCCTCGCGCTGCGTCGCAAGGCCGAATCGGCCCTGGGTGCGCACTTCGACATCCGCGCCTTTCACGACACCGTGCTGTGCAACGGCGGAGTGACCCTGCCGGTGCTGGAAGCCCAGGTCGAGGACTGGCTGAAGCACGAGATGGCGTGCCTGGACCCGGCGCATCGCGGTTGCGTCCCGCCTCGCCAGTCCGGATGTCCGGTGGCGGACAGCCCCGGCGCGCCCGGACCGGGGCGCTGA
- a CDS encoding RNA pyrophosphohydrolase: MIDPDGYRPNVGIVLMHPDGRLFWARRVHRDGWQFPQGGMNTDETPLEAMYRELREETGLLPEHVEVLGATPGWLRYRLPQRAIRRNDRLVCIGQKQVWFLLRLTGQESDLRLDLTDKPEFDHWRWVDFWYPVEHVVTFKRGVYNSALRHLAPMARGIAGVLAVPVPGPDPRDLRDPRRTSSRNRQRPRYRGESAARGGGSEPAS; the protein is encoded by the coding sequence GTGATCGATCCGGACGGTTACCGGCCCAATGTCGGCATCGTGCTGATGCATCCCGACGGTCGCCTGTTCTGGGCGCGCCGCGTGCATCGCGACGGGTGGCAATTCCCGCAGGGCGGGATGAACACCGACGAGACCCCGCTCGAGGCCATGTACCGCGAGTTGCGGGAAGAGACAGGCCTGCTGCCTGAACACGTCGAAGTCCTCGGCGCCACCCCCGGCTGGCTGCGTTACCGGCTGCCGCAGCGGGCGATCCGCCGCAACGACCGGCTGGTCTGCATCGGCCAGAAGCAGGTCTGGTTCCTGTTGCGGCTGACCGGCCAGGAAAGCGACCTGCGCCTGGACCTGACGGACAAGCCCGAGTTCGACCACTGGCGATGGGTCGACTTCTGGTACCCGGTGGAGCACGTGGTGACCTTCAAACGCGGGGTGTACAACAGCGCCCTGCGGCACCTGGCCCCGATGGCCCGGGGGATTGCCGGCGTCCTGGCGGTCCCCGTGCCCGGCCCCGATCCCCGTGACCTGCGCGACCCGCGGCGGACCAGCAGCCGCAACCGCCAGCGCCCGCGCTACCGGGGGGAATCGGCCGCCCGCGGGGGTGGTTCCGAGCCCGCCAGCTGA
- a CDS encoding diguanylate cyclase domain-containing protein, whose protein sequence is MNSNVQPAAMPLALPAATSLRTTLIRRLALAALVPIALLGVGELASGYRTERRALTEQLAMSTVLSASAVDDFVRAHLSSVNLLASTSRVGEDWAPELRRLREQYPAMASALVTDARGNVLLSDPASSRRFRRVDDRQYFRIPAATGQSHVSDGFVGRVLGTDPLIAVSAPLFVDGRFAGVLQGSIRVDAFTRLRSAALRLRGFEMMVLDRQRRVVHASAGLPYRFEQNLRDPMFLRGAQPAAGVVTGRAKRVLGDGGDAFFARAGTRSGWTVVLFAPESVLYQSLARRLAVFLGMLLVAALGTWVVVQLQMRRFAEILDTFLAVLQGMTTRQPVALLRMRDMPLELQPLAQSIDELASRLDIAHYNNQELDRLNRTDALTGVLNRRGFEEHLAQRVDAQHGVTRVPVAALAFDIDHFKAYNDRYGHLAGDSALRRVASAVSGCLRGSEDVLARMGGEEFMAMLDEADVHTACQVAERARQAVSALGIPHGDAPTGVLTVSVGVYVAASGTRPLVLVQLADQALYRAKRDGRNRVGL, encoded by the coding sequence ATGAACAGCAATGTCCAGCCGGCCGCCATGCCACTGGCCCTTCCCGCGGCGACGTCGCTTCGCACGACGCTGATCCGGCGCCTCGCGTTGGCCGCGCTGGTACCGATCGCACTGCTGGGCGTGGGCGAGCTGGCATCGGGTTACCGCACCGAGCGCCGCGCGCTGACTGAGCAGCTGGCCATGTCGACCGTGCTGTCGGCATCGGCGGTCGATGACTTCGTCCGCGCACATCTGTCGTCGGTGAACCTGCTGGCATCCACCTCACGCGTGGGCGAGGACTGGGCGCCGGAACTTCGCCGCCTGCGCGAACAGTACCCCGCGATGGCTTCGGCGCTGGTCACCGACGCGCGAGGCAACGTACTGCTGTCCGATCCGGCCTCCTCCCGACGCTTCCGCCGCGTGGACGACCGGCAGTACTTCCGGATCCCGGCGGCCACCGGCCAGTCGCACGTGTCCGATGGCTTTGTCGGCCGCGTGCTGGGCACCGATCCCCTGATCGCGGTGTCCGCGCCGCTGTTCGTCGACGGTCGCTTCGCGGGCGTGCTGCAGGGCTCGATTCGCGTGGACGCCTTCACCCGGCTGCGATCGGCGGCCTTGCGGTTGCGGGGTTTCGAAATGATGGTCCTCGACCGCCAGCGCCGGGTCGTGCATGCCAGCGCCGGCCTGCCCTACCGCTTTGAACAGAACCTGCGCGACCCCATGTTCCTGCGCGGCGCGCAGCCCGCGGCCGGGGTCGTCACCGGGCGCGCGAAACGGGTGCTCGGTGACGGCGGCGACGCGTTCTTCGCACGTGCCGGCACGCGCAGTGGATGGACCGTGGTGCTCTTCGCGCCCGAATCGGTGCTGTACCAGTCGCTGGCCCGGCGGCTGGCGGTGTTCCTGGGCATGCTGCTGGTGGCGGCGCTGGGCACCTGGGTCGTCGTGCAGCTGCAGATGCGGCGATTCGCGGAGATCCTCGACACGTTCCTGGCGGTGCTGCAGGGCATGACGACACGGCAACCGGTCGCGCTGCTGCGGATGCGTGACATGCCGCTGGAATTGCAGCCGCTGGCGCAGTCGATCGATGAACTGGCCAGCCGGCTGGACATCGCGCACTACAACAACCAGGAACTGGACCGGCTCAACCGCACCGACGCGCTCACCGGCGTGCTCAACCGCCGCGGATTCGAGGAACACCTGGCGCAGCGCGTGGACGCCCAGCACGGCGTGACCCGCGTTCCCGTGGCGGCGCTGGCCTTCGACATCGACCATTTCAAGGCCTACAACGACCGCTATGGGCACCTGGCTGGAGACAGCGCGCTGCGCCGGGTGGCGTCGGCCGTGAGCGGTTGCCTGCGTGGCAGCGAGGACGTGCTGGCGCGCATGGGCGGCGAGGAGTTCATGGCGATGCTGGACGAGGCCGATGTGCACACGGCCTGCCAGGTGGCCGAGCGCGCGCGCCAGGCCGTTTCGGCACTGGGGATTCCGCACGGGGATGCGCCCACCGGCGTGCTGACCGTCAGCGTCGGCGTGTACGTGGCCGCGTCGGGCACGCGTCCGCTGGTGCTGGTGCAGCTGGCCGACCAGGCGCTGTACCGGGCCAAGCGCGACGGGCGCAACCGGGTGGGGCTGTAG
- a CDS encoding DUF2752 domain-containing protein → MTGFLRKRVMLAAAAMAAVAGIATFQLFDPNLAGNPFPACVFLAVTDLYCAGCGITRALHALAHGDLLRAVQMNVFAVVAMPLLGLMVWFADSPESLPAGVARWLYNGYLWVGALIAFWVLRNLPWWPFSWLAPG, encoded by the coding sequence GTGACCGGCTTCCTGCGCAAGCGCGTGATGCTGGCGGCCGCCGCGATGGCGGCCGTTGCCGGCATCGCGACGTTCCAGCTGTTCGATCCCAACCTGGCGGGCAACCCGTTCCCCGCCTGCGTGTTCCTGGCCGTGACGGACCTGTATTGCGCCGGTTGCGGGATCACCCGCGCCCTGCACGCCCTGGCCCACGGCGACCTGTTGCGGGCCGTGCAGATGAATGTCTTCGCGGTCGTGGCCATGCCCTTGCTGGGCTTGATGGTCTGGTTCGCCGACAGCCCGGAGTCATTGCCGGCGGGCGTCGCCAGATGGCTGTACAACGGCTACCTGTGGGTGGGCGCGCTGATCGCGTTCTGGGTGCTGCGCAACCTGCCGTGGTGGCCGTTCTCCTGGCTCGCACCGGGCTGA
- the erpA gene encoding iron-sulfur cluster insertion protein ErpA has protein sequence MTELVSLPTPAAPDYQGLDRPLQFTSAAAAKVRELIAEEGNAELKLRVYIQGGGCSGFQYGFEFDESQGEDDLAVLTDGVTLLVDPLSLQYLMGAEVDYTESLHGAQFVIRNPNAKTTCGCGSSFSA, from the coding sequence ATGACCGAACTCGTTTCCCTGCCCACGCCCGCCGCGCCCGATTACCAGGGCCTCGACCGCCCGCTGCAGTTCACCTCGGCCGCGGCGGCGAAAGTGCGCGAGCTGATTGCCGAGGAAGGCAACGCGGAACTGAAGCTGCGCGTGTACATCCAGGGCGGCGGCTGCTCCGGCTTCCAGTACGGGTTCGAGTTCGACGAATCGCAGGGCGAGGACGACCTGGCCGTGCTTACCGACGGCGTCACGCTGCTCGTCGACCCGCTCAGCCTGCAATACCTGATGGGTGCGGAAGTCGACTACACCGAGAGCCTGCACGGCGCGCAGTTCGTCATCCGCAATCCGAATGCGAAGACGACCTGCGGCTGCGGCTCCTCGTTCTCGGCCTGA
- the bfr gene encoding bacterioferritin, which produces MKGDPKVIEFLNRALYNELTAINQYFLHAKMLKNWGLKELAEHEYHESIDEMKHADKLSERILFLEGLPNFQALGKLRIGEGPREVLTCDLALELEALPMLREGIIYCESIKDIVSRQLLADILESEEEHIDWIETQLALIDRIGEQNYLAMKMES; this is translated from the coding sequence ATGAAGGGCGACCCCAAGGTCATCGAATTCCTCAACCGCGCGCTCTACAACGAGCTGACCGCGATCAACCAGTACTTCCTGCACGCCAAGATGCTGAAGAACTGGGGTCTGAAGGAACTGGCCGAACACGAATATCACGAGTCCATCGATGAAATGAAGCATGCGGACAAGCTGTCCGAACGCATCCTTTTCCTCGAAGGGCTGCCGAACTTCCAGGCGCTGGGCAAGCTGCGCATCGGCGAAGGGCCGCGCGAAGTGCTCACCTGCGACCTGGCGCTCGAGCTGGAAGCCCTGCCCATGCTGCGCGAGGGCATCATCTACTGCGAAAGCATCAAGGACATCGTGAGCCGCCAGTTGCTGGCCGACATCCTCGAGTCGGAGGAAGAGCACATCGACTGGATCGAGACCCAGCTGGCCCTGATCGACCGCATCGGCGAACAGAACTACCTTGCGATGAAGATGGAAAGCTGA
- a CDS encoding CD225/dispanin family protein, whose amino-acid sequence MNVPPPYPPAPPAAGRVPNHLVWAILATLGATLICCLSCVSLPGLATGIVAIVFASKVNSSLAAGDMEGALRASKTAMIWCWVTTAFILLALVTFTYMWSTGRFQEQFQRFEQVMEQVRQQQH is encoded by the coding sequence ATGAACGTACCGCCGCCCTACCCGCCCGCGCCGCCGGCTGCCGGTCGCGTCCCCAACCATCTGGTCTGGGCGATTCTCGCCACGCTCGGCGCGACGCTGATCTGCTGCCTGAGTTGCGTCAGCCTGCCGGGCCTGGCCACGGGCATCGTGGCCATCGTGTTCGCCAGCAAGGTGAACTCCAGCCTCGCCGCCGGCGACATGGAGGGCGCGCTGCGCGCCTCGAAGACCGCCATGATCTGGTGCTGGGTCACCACGGCATTCATCCTCCTGGCGCTGGTGACGTTCACCTACATGTGGTCCACCGGTCGCTTCCAGGAGCAGTTCCAGCGCTTCGAGCAAGTGATGGAACAGGTGCGCCAGCAGCAGCACTGA
- a CDS encoding DUF6776 family protein, translating to MHRPQPSWFAQHKGALALTALVLAALAFGAWGAWQVFSPVSGDPRAQLATSGRELTRAQGELEQLRQRVATLTRSDQISRDANRDLQGAIADRDEEIAGLRADVAFYERLVGATSQRRGLSVHALRVLPQDGPAWHFSTTLTQNLNRGAVSDGTLTMSVEGTKAGRLQKLAWGDLRQQPNAPGVPYSFKYFQQVDGDLFLPEGLTPVKITVRLQPRAGAPIEQSFTWAEAARTAVAAP from the coding sequence ATGCATAGACCACAGCCTTCCTGGTTCGCGCAGCACAAGGGTGCGCTGGCATTGACCGCGCTCGTCCTGGCTGCGCTCGCCTTCGGCGCCTGGGGTGCGTGGCAGGTGTTTTCGCCGGTCTCCGGCGATCCCCGCGCGCAACTGGCCACCAGCGGTCGTGAACTCACGCGCGCCCAAGGCGAACTCGAACAGCTGCGCCAGCGCGTGGCCACGCTCACGCGCTCGGACCAGATCAGCCGCGACGCCAACCGCGACCTGCAGGGCGCGATTGCCGACCGCGATGAGGAAATCGCCGGCCTGCGCGCCGACGTCGCCTTCTACGAGCGACTGGTCGGCGCCACCTCCCAACGCCGCGGCCTGAGCGTGCATGCATTGCGCGTGCTGCCGCAGGACGGGCCGGCGTGGCATTTCTCGACCACGCTCACCCAGAACCTCAACCGCGGCGCGGTCAGCGACGGCACCCTCACGATGTCGGTCGAGGGCACGAAGGCCGGCCGCCTGCAGAAGCTGGCCTGGGGCGACCTGCGCCAGCAGCCCAATGCGCCCGGCGTGCCGTACTCGTTCAAGTATTTCCAGCAGGTCGACGGCGACCTCTTCCTGCCCGAGGGGCTGACGCCGGTGAAGATCACCGTTCGCCTGCAGCCGCGCGCAGGCGCGCCCATCGAACAGTCCTTCACCTGGGCCGAAGCGGCCCGCACGGCCGTCGCGGCCCCCTGA